The genomic DNA GCCGGAAGAAACTACttcaaaataaatagattttgaaaattttctgtaAAAAAGCCcgtaaacattttttttccaaaaaaaactaaataaaaccttTAAATTATCTGTCAATTCACACCACTGTATTTATATTTCCATAAAAGTCAAAGGTCAAACCCGACTTCCCACCATCTTGCGCTTTTTctagaaaactttttttttttataatattataaaattatttaatttcaaaatttgtatGTGCCAGTTACCAGACCGTATCCGCGTTGAATGAGTTTATAAGCAACAATAAAAAACCAAAGCAAGTGGAGTTTACCTGTTTTATGAAATCAATTCATAACATGAtatcaaaaagaagaaacatcTCCCTCTCCCCTAACGACTCCATTGTTTTCTCCATCTTTGTTATTAGATTGAGTTCCTTTAATGATCCCTTTCTTTTACGCTATCTTTCCTTATGAAAACTTTGATGGAAAATAttagggaaaagaaaaataaaaagaaagaaaaatataattttaaaaagtatataaaaataaaccttaaatttttttcttttccttctattttttctcacTATTTTATTCTCCTTAtattttccctaaaaaaaaaaatttagaaccaaacatatcattttaaaaaattataaaatatttaatttatatatatataacaacacTTTTAAATCACATCTACATTATGTCAAATAGGTGCCAGATAATGAGTATTGGAAGGttctattttgataaaaatgggTTTAAACTTACTaatacaaaatatatgaaaaaaataaccttaaattttttaaatcaatattatcttcatttatttaaaaataatttaaaatacatataatcatataattatttcataaaatacactttttgtttattatattatCAATATCAATTGACATCATTATCAAGGGATTCCACTACTTTTAATATTTGCATCATTCAAACTACCTCACATTTACTATGAGATGTTTGTttacggaaaaaaaaaaaaaaaaaaatctcaacttttcttATGGGATatttgtttttgaagaaaaaaaatctcaaataataataataataaacattatatttaaaatgaatgaaaacatttatgacaaGGAGCCTAGTTATCAAttgttgttgatgacatgacaagtaaagaaaaaaagatattttaaagaataattgcATGATCATTAAAAATTcagtatttcaaattatttttaattatttttaagcatACGAAgttaatactaatttaaaatatttgagattcttttcttcatatgtttttatattaataaaaaaaaatccatttttcccttcttttttttttatgcatcctaaaataaaaaagaaaagggtcaCTAAatctttaaactttaaaaataatttttaaaaatgatcagatatttaatttttatatataaaaaaataacaacgcTTTTAACCTATCTCAAAATCACATCTACTTGATACcgaagaataatttttaaatttgttaagcATTATGTCAAACACGCGCTAGAAAAGGAACAATGGAAggttctattttattttttttacacattCTAGAATAGAAAGAAAAGGGTCACCGTAAGTCTGTAACAGTGAAATCCGAGGGATTAGATAAAAACAAGATATGGCGAAACTTTTCTACATAAACCCATAAAGGTCAAACAGTATCAACCCACCAAACATTGATGGAGATGTGCACTTGAAAAagctcatttctttttctttttgttttctttgttttttttttgtttttttttgtttttttgttttgttttcactAGGCTCACTCGTGGCATTTGCTTAAATTCGTAAAATTGCACCCATGCATGAAACCTAATCATGATattgaagaatgtgaggaaccAAGAGATTAAAAATCGGAGGCAACATTTGAACAATTGGTGCCTAGTCTAGGTAGCTTCCAAGTTCCATGACTCTATCCTCTTCCCCCAAAACAGTGACCCCTTGGAAGAACGACAGAAAATGGGAAGGAGACTTCTACTTTAAGCAAATTGAGCGTGTGGGGTCATTGAAAATCTCCTCACTTTGACTTGTTCACGGAAGAAAATGTCAGTGGGAACTTGCAAACAATAATGCTCGCCGATTCGTTATTTGACTTGAATGGATCATGAGATTCCAATTTCCAACTACCCTCCCGAGAAAAAAAGGACCAACTAACGGGCAAGTGAAAGCAACGTAGTAGGACACTTGGTTTAGAAGTCTCCTAAACTTTAAAGTGACGAGGAAGCTGCGGCACAGTAGGTGAACTGAAGCAAATTTTAATGTAATTGCAGCCAAATTTGACAAGTATTCACATTTTGTTTGTCACATTCAAGAATTTCAGGTCACCATAATGAAGCCTGATTGATGTAGTTTGTGTTAAAGCAAAAAGAATTGGTTATTGGTTCTAGATTTCTGAGTGGGGTCTCCTTCATGTCTTGTACTTAGTGGTGACTCTTACGCTTTCCAGCTCATTTTGGATTACTTTTTACCTTATAAGGCGCTGAGAAGCAATTTCCAAATTACATTTGACAATTAGCTGAAATGGGAAACGACTGTTAACCAATCCCACCCATATGATACGGaaataaaaaggatttttaacTTGGGTTCCACCGTCGATATCATCCCTTTGTTAATAAACTACACTAACactcaataatttattaatcaaaacaaataaaaaaagttacaatTATAAAACTTtcgaaaaaaaaccctaaactcATCAATCATGATATAGAAAAAATTTCTCCGCCCGAGcgaaatataacaaaattaatttaggttttacAACCCAATAATGACtcgtttaaaaaaataaaaggttgcATGTTTTGCTAAAAGAAGAGTTACCTTgcataattttataataatattttttaatataaaaagtacacaaaagtttttaacaataatataaatataaataaataaaatctaagtcaacatacaaataaatgataaaaattattttttaatagtataAAATAATCCTGTTCTTGAGTACAGATGAATTGCTTGGAAGTCTGCGTTCACTTTGGATAACTTTATCTTAAAGTTTCTAAATACTGTGTTTTGATTTCAAACGTTACTTTGAGCTTATACTTGAATAGACTCTGTTCCTATATACACGCGTTTTATTCACTACTGCTGTGAAGGAATTCGGAAACAGGAGTTCGGGGGACAACTCCGTACTGACATGCAAGTAATCCTGGAAATTGTACATTAACCATAGAAGACAAGGTCGGTTCGGCTTAGAATTTTAGCTGCAATCTTCTTTTTAATTGGCCAAACAAGATTCGATCTTGTGTCAAATCATTCACACATAGGCGAATAAAGCACACCCAGATTCAATCTCTTGAACTTGTATTAAAATATCTTGGCTCCCGAGAGTCACACCATATGGATATATTCTACCCAGAAGAACCTAGTTTTCGTGCCAGGGAATCAATGGCCGCTAAATCAACACGTACATTGAAAACGAATGTGAACACACGTTTCctaattgtcttttttttttttttttttaattgtgtgAAAGCTTATTACCGTGTTGATTTTTCCTACTTGTGCACCGTCAGTCTCTATCATCCCTTCCAGGGCTTccttgtgattatttttttgtttgcacCGCAATACTGAACCATGGATTAAGTCTCTACAGGCGCGCGTCTGAGTCAAAACAAGTATACTAGTAAACTTATTGTTCATGTGGAAGCTTCTTGTTTGCAGGAAGAAATCAAGATAGCCATTCATAGCTTATGGGCTGTCCCCTTCAAATATCATGCAAGAGATGAAATCAGAGTCTTCTAATTCTAAAAGGGCTCCGCGGGCGGTGGAAATGATATTGTCAATGATAGACAGATACAGAATTATTAACAAATATCTTAATGGGGTTAGATATATAGATCGATAAATATCTTAATGGGGTAGGAAAGATAAATTAGTTTTGATATGACAGTATTATTCCCTGTAATTCTAATAAGTCTTTACAGTTTTAAATTAAtccatataattaaaaagagcTCAACTCTTACGGTCTTAAGAtggtttatataattaaaaagggCTCACTAAATATGTTAGAACTCTTACATTATACAATTTTAAGATGTATAATGTTAGAACTTTTCTCTATAGGAGGTGGAACATTGCAACTTTAGACTactcattttgaattttctaattgtaAATATATCATGTTTATGATTGGGCCAGAGCACTGCCCGCCACGCTAGAATATATGGCCGGCCTCAGTCTCCATTCACATCCCTTTGGAATATGTATTTTCTATCTTtgcatgtatatattttttttatattagattgtTAGTAATATTGACTTAGAACCCAAGGAACAGTGTGGGGAAGGTCTGTTGTGTAGGATAAATAGAGGATCCCCGTAGAGCCCTTCATCAAGCACAGAGCAGCAAGCTTTCTTCGTTTTCTTCCCCTGAATCTTCTTCTTCCACTTCTTCAACCATCATGGCTTCCCATCATTCTTCCTCATCATTTTTCACCACCTTTAGGCTCTGCTTTTGCCTCTTATTCCCATTTTTGCTTGGCATGGCATCGGCTCAATTAACCACAAATTATTACTCATCATCATGTCCAAATGCCCTTTCAATCATCAAATCTGCAGTGAGCACGGCAGTGAACAATGAGGCTCGCATGGGCGCATCCCTGCTCCGTCTTCATTTCCATGATTGCTTTGTTAATGCAAGTCATCTTTTACTCATCTCCATTTCCATGAGCTAGCTGTTATTATTAACCATTTTATGCTTATTTTCTGGATTATCGCTTTCTTTTAAGTTATAGCATTTTATCTACAAAATCAAAGGATTTACCTTCCTACAGATTTAGGCTTCACAGTTGAAGCCACCGCGTTTGCACTATGATAATTTCATCATCAGTTCATAACAATGCCACCAACACTTCCCTGGAAATTTGTGGTAATTTAATGTATGCACGCCATGACGTAGTGTGCTGTGACTTGTGAAGATAAAGATTATAAAGTTTTGAATTTAGGACAGTATTGATGATTAAATTTTTGAGGCCTTGGTCAAAATTTACCTCTTCAACGTACAACTCACcatcttttaaattaatttagttgatcATTTGCCACGTaggtaaaagaaaattattttgaagttgAATTAACATGTATTGATTAAGTTTCCTAACATGTGTAAAACAGGGGTGTGATGCATCAATCCTGCTGGACGACACATCCAACTTCACCGGTGAGAAAACTGCGGTACCAAATGCAAATTCTGTGAGGGGATTTGATGTGGTTGACACCATCAAATCTCAAGTGGAGAGCTCCTGCCCCGGTGTGGTTTCCTGCGCTGACATCCTGGCCGTTGTTGCTCGGGACTCGGTCGTTGCTGTAAGTAAATTACCAACTTTCATCATTCGTgaaatttcaaccattttcatatAGTGTATCTCACCTTCCATgccaaaaaaatatggaaatgaACTGCCAAGAGTACGAAAATTTAGCCACATTTGATAATGAAATGAATTTGTTTCAGTTGGGTGGACCAAGCTGGACAGTTCAATTGGGCAGAAGAGACTCGACCACAGCGAGCTTAAGTACAGCTAACAGTGACATCCCTGCCCCCACTTTGAACCTCAGCGGTATCATCTCTTCCTTCTCAAATAAAGGTTTCAGTGCCAATGAAATGGTGGCTCTCTCAGGTATATATGTTCCCATTCAAATTAGGCCCTTAGAACTGTTACACGCCAAAGAAGAAACTAAACTCAAGACTGTTTGATCATCTTCCTCAGGATCTCACACAATTGGACAAGCAAGGTGCACAAGCTTCCGAGATCGGTTGTACAATGAAACCAACATAGATGCCTCATTCCAGTCGTCCTTGCAAGCCAACTGTCCCAGCTCTGGGGG from Vitis riparia cultivar Riparia Gloire de Montpellier isolate 1030 chromosome 8, EGFV_Vit.rip_1.0, whole genome shotgun sequence includes the following:
- the LOC117919810 gene encoding cationic peroxidase 1-like; this translates as MASHHSSSSFFTTFRLCFCLLFPFLLGMASAQLTTNYYSSSCPNALSIIKSAVSTAVNNEARMGASLLRLHFHDCFVNGCDASILLDDTSNFTGEKTAVPNANSVRGFDVVDTIKSQVESSCPGVVSCADILAVVARDSVVALGGPSWTVQLGRRDSTTASLSTANSDIPAPTLNLSGIISSFSNKGFSANEMVALSGSHTIGQARCTSFRDRLYNETNIDASFQSSLQANCPSSGGDNNLSPLDTKSPTTFDNSYFTNLVNNKGLLHSDQQLFNGGSTDSQVTTYSTRSTTFFTDFANAMVKMGNLSPLTGTSGQIRTNCRKTN